The nucleotide sequence TTTGACCTTAAAGACGGAGTAGCTTTATGCAAACCATATAAAGGGTGCAACGGACATTATAGGGCGCACCACGAATACGAAATGTATGAATGGATTAAGGATTATATAGGGAGGGACGTATATGATGATTTAGACAGAAGGTCGTATCAGGTTAAACGCTGGACTCCGCTTGAAAAAAGAGATTTATTGAATTATTTTAAGGAGTATTTAAAGGAGAATGGAGATGGGGAGAAATAAAACATATAAAAGTTTAATGACTTTAGACGAGGCGATATTACTAATAGACGAAACTTTTGACGGATATTATGAATGTATGGAATACAGAAAAAGAGGAGATAAAAAACTATATCCCAAGACCACTATGAAAGCAGATAAAAAAGCATTGATTGCCAAAATAATGGAATGGGAATATAAAGCCGGGTTATTGGATTATATTAATCCTGAAAATAGAAAAAAAATAGAAGGGGAATATCAAG is from Candidatus Woesearchaeota archaeon and encodes:
- a CDS encoding HNH endonuclease, with translation MKKKRKSKISLREKNIKIKTLDGYWSKCIKARDKKCVFCGNTNMSELEAHHIRGRRHSEVKFDLKDGVALCKPYKGCNGHYRAHHEYEMYEWIKDYIGRDVYDDLDRRSYQVKRWTPLEKRDLLNYFKEYLKENGDGEK